Within the Glycine max cultivar Williams 82 chromosome 12, Glycine_max_v4.0, whole genome shotgun sequence genome, the region CAAAGAAGAGAATGTTCAAGCAGCTaatgactcgcttagcgaggcagACCTGCTCAGCGAGTGGCATCCACTTAGCGAGGCATccagctcgcttagcggatagGAAACCCTAGAAAAGGATAAGTTAGAGATGTGCTCGCCCAGGGCACAGCCAGCCCGCCCAGCAAGGTCGTTGTCTCTTCTTGCGCTCAGCGCGTCCACTATTGCTTAGCGAAAATTCACTAACTtttgcttagcgagacatgctcgctaagcgagccttcggaAGTTGAAATgtccaagagcctttaaaatACTGAAGTTGGcgaaaataaacaacaacaagCAGTAGAGAGACGAGTTTGGAGCAACACAGGTGCTTAGCTCAGGAAAATAGAGAAACTTAGGgtttagaggtggaggagacatcctccatcatcttcttccaatttctttcaccaaaaatagtttctttcttctagttttgattttttgcttgtaatggaaggctaagcttCTTTGTTAGAGAGTTCTACTGAACAATCTTGATGTAATATTCTCTatctatttatgttatttttttgtgttcattgcttctatctatgcttattttacatgcttgtgacttgatcacccatttgtatgtgtagttaggctttttagtattggaaaatgctttaaaaccttagaacttggCAGAGCAAGCTAaaaatatgtatgtttaggaATGGAGTGCAATGATCTAGTTCATATTATGTTGTAGgcttaatgcaactcttttataataagtttgatgagggatcaaggacgaaGTCTAAAAAGAGTTACGCTCATTCATGCGAAATCATGGTTTGAGTAGtttctcagcataagaacactaggataacgttaaatagagaaaacacATTTTAAACATCAAGAGAAATTCAGTAGAATGCCCCAATGCTCTTAACTTGatagttttcactttttataGCTTTAGATGTTTTGTTTATGTTCAAATAGATTTTCTTGTACAGAACTCACTATTTGCCTTGTTTTCAATCCGTATAAGTGTTTGCATACTGAATGTACATGATCtaggtgaaacaaattccctgAGGATACGATACCcagtcttaccgttttatactacttatgtgaatcggtacacttgccgaCACATTGAACAACATTCATCATTTCTTttaatgttctatttttttctttcagttatgccattttgttgaggagtatAAGGGGCACTAGTCTCATGGATGATTCcattattttcacaaaattcCTCAAGAAAAATTGTCCCATATTCACCCCTTATCAGACCTAAGCCTCTTAATTTTACGGTCCAATTGGTTTTCAACTTCtaccttatattttaaaagtatttcttTGGCCTTGTCTTTTGACCTTAGAAGGTCAACTTCGGTATATCTagaaaaatcatccataaatgTCACATAATACCTTTTACCTCCTCTActaacaatgtttttaaaatctgCCAATCGGTGTGAATTAATCCAAGTAGTTCAGTAGTTCTGTTTGTGACAGGTTTAAAAGGCTTCTTTGCATATTTTGCTTCCACACATATAGGACACTTAGAAAGGTTATTTACATATGGTACATtaatcaaattcatattttaagttTCTTAATAGAAGCCACATTCATATGTCCTAGCCTACCATGCCACAAATCAACAGATTCATCAATATAAGCACAACCTGTCGAAGAATTAGCATTAGAAGCAACATAAATGgtgttaaataaaaacaatccaTCAACCAAATATCATTTCCCCACAAAGTTCCCATTCTTAGTTACAACTACCTTATCAGCTTCCCAAACCAATTTCAGTCCATCTCTATTAAGTGAAATTAAGTTCCTACGTAGGGAGGGAGCATATAAAACATCACTCaaggataaattttttccaGAAGTAAGTTTGAGAAGAGTCTTTCCTTTACCAAGCACTCCAGCTGTAGCAGAATTTCCCATGAAGACACACTCTCCATCAGCAACATCCTCAAAGTGGTGAAAAAACTCTTTGTTGGCACATAGGTGTTTAGAAGCACTGGTATCCAAAATCTAGTCCACCTTGTTATCCACCAAGTTTTCCTCCACTACCACAATAACTATGACTTCTTCATTTTCTGCTAGATGTGCTTGAGGTGCAAATGGTGCAACAGAATTCTGGTTCTGATTTTGTTTTCCCTATCTCATGTAGCACTGATATGCTTTGTGACTTGTTTTGCCACAAACATAACAGAtaagtttctttttctaaatcttGTTATCACCTTTGTTGATACCAGTATGATTTTTCTGTTAtccatttttttgaatttttttctctttttctttccctttgaACATGTTTTGATCAACAATCTCAACAACATTAgcattaacaaaatttatagaaaataaaacatgtttaTTTTAAGTCTATTGGCCTCTTCAACCTTCATATGATTGATCAACTCTTGAAGTGACAAATCTCTCTTCTTGTGTTTCAATTGGTTGTGGTAGTCACTCCACGAAGGTGGGAATTTCTCCAGAAGCAAATTAGCCTATAATATCTTACACATCTTTATTCCTTCATTTAGTATGTCACCAACCAGATTTTCATATTCACGAACCTGCTCTATGATTGACTTATCATCTAGCATTTGAAAATGCAGCCAATTCCCTACCACATACTTTCTTtttccaacatcatcatcaccatAACGTCTATAGAGTGTCCAATATCACCTTTGCAGATTTCTGATTGATGAACAAATCGAACAAATTATTTGCCATGTGATTCAATAAATGACCCCTAACAATTTTGTTGTCCTTTTCATATTTCTTCTTAGCCTCTTCATGAGCTTTCTTGGTTCCTTCAGAGAACGATGTGACAACAGGAGTAGCAGGAGAAGGGTTGGTAGGGGAAACAATGTCAGTGGGAGGATCTTTAGATAACACATAATCAACCTCTAAGGCttcaaacaaaatcaacaattttTGTGACCACCTCTTATAATTTATGCCATCTAGAGGTTCCAATTTCAACATATCCGGAATCATTCTTGGTACATTCATTGCCATTTTTGTTCAATGTTGTAATTACATCCTTTATACCCTGTGCTTTTGCTTTcagatttttagaaaaatagagaaaaacataaTATAGAGCAGAAGAGAAGAGAACTCATAGAAAGTTTGTTGTGCCATGGAAACCACTACCCTGAAAACAAAATCCGGCTAGACCTCTGTGCAATCCAAATTGCTGACTGCTCCCCAAGGTTAACACAACATGCCTATGAACACGTGCACTCGTGGCCTTAGACTATGGAAACCACAAAAAAATTGCCTAGATTATTGAgttgtgaaaacaaacaaaaattgaatagaacaccaaaacaaaagagaaagcttttctctcccccccccccccccccctcaaagTTGTGTCaatcttttttaaatagaaaaagagTGTAAAAATGGTTCCCCTTGTTTAGCCTTACCATTAATAGCcctttaatttattcaaaaaatttctaataaaatggATGTTACAAAAGCTTATTTGATAACTAATAAAGagcatttaaagaaaataattttaaaatctctATTGATATGAAATGACAAATGACAGCAATAATATATGCTTTTGTTTTCCATTGTCTAACAATGACTTGtagtttaaatatgaaaatatatattaaatttcattttctcttaatgtatttaaaataaattcatttttgtttcacAAGAAGATTTGAACATGGGAGAGATGGGagattaataagaaaaaaaatcctcatTTTCCTTCCATTAtccttattattattgttaatatagagatcataaatattttttttatcaaaaatcatcctgcaataaaaatattagttaaattaaaacaattttatacccATTGATGATGGTCAGTCAATCCATTCTCCTTAtcataaatctttcaaaagatATTAGaacattttttccttctttgatACAAAGATGCCATAAAATATTTCTCCAACAGCAAATGAAGTTGTGGACAAGTGGCCATTGTGCTCTTTCTCATGTGAAAGGATACATAACTGTATTCACAAGCACTCTTATTAAAATACCTGTGGGTCCATCTTTCTATTATATAAGTTTGGAGTCATGATTAGAGATGTCAGAACACATGATACACGTTTCAGGTCCCTGTATTAGAACTGTGGAATCCTATTTTCTTGTGCTTTAGTTTGAGCTGATTTGCCAAGTTAACTAATTACTTCGGTCTCAGAGAAAGATATTCCAACACCATGGTAAGAGCTCCTTACTTTGataaaaatggaataaaaaaagGTGCATGGAGCGAGGAAGAGGATAAGAGGCTCATGGCTTATGTTGAGAGACATGGGCATCCCAATTGGCGTCAACTACCAAAGTTTGCAGGTATgtatgaaaataatgaaatttgtgACTATAGTTGTTggtttcaaatttcaatcaatcatgggATCAGAAAATTATCAATTTGGATTTAATCATGGTTtaggatatttaattttttttattactgttcTCTGTTACAGGATTGCAAAGATGTGGAAAGAGTTGCAGACTTCGTTGGATGAATTACCTTAGGCCAAATCTAAAACGAGGGAACTATACCCAGAAAGAAGAGCAAATAATCAAGGATTTGCATAAAAAGCACGGAAATAAGTATGTTTTTGGTTACTTCTCattaatcatcaaaatcaaggATTTAAACTGCGGTCACAATTAAGGTTTCATTGTAATTCTTTGCATTGTGAGAAATTGTAGACAAATGTGATCAATTTGGCCGCAATTGTGGTCATAGTGAGCCCAAAAGTCTTGATGTTGTGGCCAAAAGccgtttttttaaaactatgttCAAAATATTAGGATAagggatattaattaaactataatttaatttggtaATGTAGTTTTATTGGTTTGATCAATAGTTTCTAGGACAAATAAGGGGGATCAACTATTCAGCATGTGACAATTTTTCATCAAGGGTAATTTACTGATTTATCATTTGGTATGAAATTTTGTGACAGATGGTCTCTGATTGCTGAAAATCTCCCCGGAAGAACGGACAACGAGATAAAGAACTATTGGCACAGCAACCTAAAGAAGTTCCTAAAGGGCAATGAGAACACCCcttgtgatgatgatgatgagttaAAGTCCACTGAATGCAAAGAGTTTGAAAGGTCAATGAACAAGGCTCATAGTGCTGATTCCCACCACATTCTGGAGAGTTCAGTGTCCATTTCCTCAGAAACTTCCTACACTGAAGGCAATTCCCCTTCATTCTCCTCTAGTCATACAACAGAATCATCAACCCTTTCCAAGGAAGAAGATAGTGTTGTTTCATGGCAAACAATGGATGTGCTTAGTAGCAATTTCTGGACTGAACCGTTTATTTCAGAAAATGCTCTTAATCAAGACTACTTTCCCATTTCATCCTACGGAACAGAACCATTTTTCTTGTGGTAGTTGTGAACAGTTGTTCTACCAAGTGGCTCTAGAATTTCCATAGAGTTATACAGCAAATAGTGTTGCATTTTTGCTAGTAAGTTCTTGAAATTTGAGGAATTTGGGGGAACTTAGTCACCTGTTATTTCTTAATTTCCAAATGAAggggaaaaaagagaaaaggtttGTGTCAGCAACTTTGTTTTGCAGAACAAGCACTCAGGTTATGGAGAGAATCAGAATATGTTGTATTTTATACATGATACAGTGAAAAATTACAGAACCAATTGCATATAATTTTGACATACTGTGATTTTTAcactattaactaattaaaaaaaaaaactattgaatgGTATATACAATAACTATTAACTGCAATTATATGCGCCAGTGTAGTTTTGGGGGATCAGTTAAATGGCAATGAATGCGGAAGGATACTATTGAATCTGGTGTGGGATGGTGTTGTTTGGATCGGGCAATGATTGGATTCAACTTTTATAATACTCCGTTCCatcctaattaattataagattctttttaaaaatttatttatttttttataagattttttttctaatttttaaatacattaattattttatatatatatttttacttaatcatttattttctaaatattaatgagaaataattaaatgaataaaaagataagaaaaaaataattttaaaataataatataaataattggtaaatttaatataattaattaaaataatcatttttttaaaatataaattaattaaaagagtcTTGTGACTAGAAAAGGCCGAAGTACATTTATAATATACCTAGGACAGTTGTTATCGGTATTTTAAGAACAATGGATGGGTTTTAGGTGGTTAGTAGTTATTTATGTCAGTTTGATTTGGATTTTGGTAACCTTGTaccatcttttatttatttatttattggctgagtaaaagaaactttaaatatagttttaagataatttaagattaaaattaacaatcttattatatttattattagtttgcCATTAAATgataccataaaaaaattacactgttaatatattttaattaaattctatataAATAGTGCACATAGGATAATCACAAtactttaggaaaaaaaaatcagaataacAATTTACACGAGTAATAGTTCTTTAGAAAAATTGGCACAATTTTAATAGGGAGAAAAACTGTTATGCCTGTCATCAAAAGAAAGTGAGTAATGATTGATGAATACTTCTCTACGCTAAACCACTTCATTCATATTTATCATCTTCCTTTATTTCCTTTCTCTTACTATCATATCTAcaattctttctctttcttttgctAGGACTCATTAGTGAAGATGTGTCATCATTGTAAAAGAAAACAGACGAACTATTATGTCAGCAAACTTTCCCCACTTCCTTACAAAtatcaacaatttattttagatttttatttgaaattaaacaattacTCCAGAACAAAACAAATCTTATGTTTAATGCTTGTCAGTTTTCATAGGGGAAAGTTTTGGGTCACCAACAATACGAGGACCCACAGTGGaacaaaaaaacaattcatATTTCAGTGCTCCCACGGTCCACCAAACCAGATCTCCTACCTAGAAAGATCCAAATTCTACCCCGGTCCATATTGAATCAGAAAGTAACAGTAAAGCAAAATGGCAAATTCgggtagggtttttttttttctacacttGAAAATTCAAGTTTCAGCTTACAATAGTTTAATAATCAACGGAATAGTGcatgaaaaataaagattagGCAAAATTATAAGCTAAGAAACAAAAGCACTCCTTTTAATTCGGGGTAGTAGTTTATGGACTTGAGCATTCCGCATGAATGAgagggtatatatatataagacttCAGGTAACCTACTCAAAATTTTCGCTAGACTAACATTAATAATAGGTTAATTATGGATAaaccttttttatataataaatcacaatattttttttattaaattataatcttCTCGTGCtagtttagaaaaaatatataaaataattataagatatataatTAAGAGTTTAATAGTCATATAATTAGGTGTTAGGtccctaaaagataaaaaattaaaatttagtcattgaatttataaaaaatatggtaacttgatttttttggttaacTCAAATAGTTATACCTAAATGACACTTTCGGTGATGATGTGTGACAATTGATAGTTGTCATGTGTTATACGCGTGATTACATGTGTCATCTAATTGGTCGTCATgtgtcaaaaaattaaatttttgaattattcttTAAACTCAGCAATTTACTATCATCTTAGTCTTTAAACTTAATCACTCATTTAGGTTCCTAAACTTAACTATGTAATGTTATTATAGTCTCttacttttgaatttttaactaAGTGTCACActacatataaattattatcatag harbors:
- the LOC100782270 gene encoding transcription factor MYB8; the protein is MVRAPYFDKNGIKKGAWSEEEDKRLMAYVERHGHPNWRQLPKFAGLQRCGKSCRLRWMNYLRPNLKRGNYTQKEEQIIKDLHKKHGNKWSLIAENLPGRTDNEIKNYWHSNLKKFLKGNENTPCDDDDELKSTECKEFERSMNKAHSADSHHILESSVSISSETSYTEGNSPSFSSSHTTESSTLSKEEDSVVSWQTMDVLSSNFWTEPFISENALNQDYFPISSYGTEPFFLW